The Gemmatimonas phototrophica region CGTACGCACCTCGAGCGTCCCCTGCGCGCGCAAATCCTTGAGACGCGCATCGGTCTCGCGTGCCACCGCCAACTGTTCTTCCAGTCGCGACTCACGGCGGAAGCCATCAAAAATCCCGACCGACAGCTGCACACCCCACGAATACGTGGGGAGCAACCGCTCGTAGTTGCGCCCAATCACCCCGTGCTCCACCACCGCCGACAGCTGTGGTGTACGTTCCCAGCGAATGGCCTTCGCGGCCTGCTGCTGGGCGCTTTCCTGTGCCTTGAGCGCCCGCACATCGGGGCGCGCGTCCATGGCCGCGGTGAGTGCGTCGCGCTCCGAGGGGAGCGAAGGCTCAAAGGGGAGTGCGGCCAGAGAGTCAGCCAGCTCAAGTGGCCCATCACTGGGCATGCCGGTCACGCGACGCAACTCCAGCATGGTGCGATCGCGTTCGTTGCGCGCCTGAATGATCTGGGCGCGAACACTCGACAGCTGTGATTGCGCGCGCGTGACATCGAGCGCGATGCCTACCCCGGCCTGCAACTGATCCTGCGCAATGCGCACCAGATCGGCCGCGAGGGCACTGTCGGCCCTTCGGGCGCTGAGCTGCGCCTCCGCCCGCGCCGCGCGCACATAGGTGGCCGCTGCCACTGCTGCGGCCCCTTCGGCCTGCGCCTCCAGCTCCGCGCCTGCGGCTCCCGCTGCCCCCTGCGACGCCCGCCACAGCTGATACTTGCCGAGGTCGATGAGCGGCGCCTGCACGCGGTAGCGCAGGTCGATGGTGGGCACCGGACCAAGCAGTTCGCCGTCGGGGCGCAGCAGAGGCTGTCCCGTGACCGGATTGGCAAACGAGAATCCGAATGTTGCCGAATTGAGGGTGCGTTCGGCTTGCTGCACCGCGGCCGCCAGATCGGGGTAGAGCGCGCCGCGTCGCTGCGTCACACGGGCGTTGGCCTGTGCAATGCGTGCCTTGGCCACGTCCACCGCGCCACTCTGTTTGCTGGCGAGGCGTGCGGCATCGCCGAGCGAGAGGCGAGTCTGCGCGTGCAAGGGAGTGGAGAGACCCGCGAGCGCTGCCGCCGCAGCAATGGGTGCAAGAAGACGATGCCGCATCAGCTGGCCGTTGGTTTCAGGGAATGCAGATAGAAATCGAGCATTTGCTCGAGCACCTGGTAGTCGGTCCCCAGGGCAGGGTGCAGGTCGCGATTGGCGGCCCAGGTGGCGTGCGACATCCAGATGGCCGAGTACATGCGGGCGGCAATGGTGGCATCTACCGGGCGGAACTCGCCGCGCTCCACGCCGCGCGCGATGATGGCCGAGACCAGTCGGCGCCCGCGGGCAATGACTTCGTTGGCGTAGAACGCCACGAGATCCGGAAACTGCTTGAGTTCGGCCATGACCAGTCGATGCAGCGTCATGACGCGCTCGGTGCGCAGGAACTCCCACCACGCGGTCCCCAGGAGTCGCAGCAGCGATTCGGCGGAGTCGTTGGGGCCCCACTCGTCGCGTTGCGCTTCACCGGTGGCAATGGCGGTCACGATGGTGCTGTGCACCATCTCCCGAAACAGCGCTTCCTTGTTGGGGAAGTAGAGGTAGATGGTGCCCTTGGCCACACCGGCGCGCTTGGCGATGTCGTCGAGGCGAGCGCCGGCGAGCCCGCGCTCCCCGAATTCATGGAAGGCGGCGTCGAGGATCTGCTGGGGGCGCGCCTCCGGATCCCGCCGGCGCGTGAGCGTTTCGGTACTGACTGGCTGGTCAGTCATACTTTAAATGAAACAAAACTGGATACAAAAGACAACGGGTCCGGCATCGGCCGGACCCGTGTTGACCCCGAAGGGTCGTTCCAACAGAAGGAGCTCAGACGACCGTGGGGGCCACGACCGAGATGGAGGCCTTCTTTTCCGCCTTGTGGTGCTCTGCGAAGCGCGCGTTGGTCCAGAGCACAATGCCGTACAGGATTGCGCCAATGACGATCGCGCCAACAATCAGCCCGGTAAAGGCCGGGCCGATGTCGGGATTGGTGTCGTGCTGATGACCAGCCATGGTGGGTTCGCCTGGGGAGTGATGGTCCGCGACTGCTTACTCGGCGTCGGCCACGCGGACCGATACCATGTGATCATTCTGTGCGATGGACGGCAACAGGTCCAGTCCCGACGTGATCTGGCCGAACACGGTGTGCACGCCATTGAGGTGGCGGGTGTTGGACTCGCTGAGCACCATGAAGAACTGGCTGCCGCCCGTGTCCTTGCCGGCGTGCGCCATGGAGAGCGCGCCCACCTTGTGCTTGTGCGGATTGCCAGCGGTTTCGCACTTGATGCGCCACCCCGGGCCGCCCGTACCCACCGGACCCTTGCCATCCTTGGTGTGCGGGCAGCCTCCCTGCACCACAAAGTCGGCAATCACGCGGTGAAACTTGATGCCATCATAGAAGCCGCTATTGGCCAGCTTCTCAAAGTTCTCAACCGTAATGGGCGCCTCGCCGGCAAACAGCTCGGCGACAATGGTGCCCTTGTTCGTCTCAAAAGTTGCCAACTTGGCCACGGGATATCTCGGTTAGAGGTTCCCGAAAAGTAAACTTTGGGGGGGGAGACGCGCGACTGCCGAGATGAGAATCCGAGGTGAGAGCGTTGAGACTCTCGAGGTGCGATGGATATCGAGTGTGAGAGGCGAGATAACTACGACGATGAGAGGTCCGAGTAGTTGCCTCCGCCCGTGTGTGCCCCCCACTGGCTTGGGGTAACTGCGGGGACGGCCGCCGTGCCGGCGGCGTCCGGGGGGGGCGCTTCGCGCCTCCCCGGGGCGGACGCAAGCACTCGCACCTCCCCGGGCGGACGCAAGCACTCGCACCTCTCAGATCGCTTTCATCTGGCCTCTCACCCTCGATATCCATCGCACCTCGATAGTCTCAACGCTCTCACCTCTTATTCCCGCCTCGGCGGTCTCAGATCTCAGACCCCAAACGACCGAACCCGCCGGCGCTGGGCGCCGGCGGGCTCGATTTCAGATCTCAGATTTCAGATCTCAGTTCGCCCCGAACCGCTTGAGGATGACCGGGACTGTGCGGGCCAGGATCTTGATGTCCGTGCTCAGGGCCCGCTGGTTGAGATAGGTGAGGTCAAAACTCACTTTCCGACGCACGTCGTCCACATTGCTGTCGTATGCCTGCGACACCTGGGCCAGCCCGGTAATGCCGGGGCGCACGCGGTGGCGCAGGGTGTACCCGTCCACCTCGTCCTTGAGCATCATCACGATGCTCGGGCGCTCCGGGCGCGGACCCACCAGGTTCATGTCCCCGCGCAGCACGTTCCACAGCTGCGGCAGCTCATCAATACGGGTCGCCCGCAGGAACGACCCGACCGGTGTGATGCGCGGATCGTTCGAGGTGGCCCACACCGCGCCGGTCCCCTGTTCCGCGTCCACGACCATCGTGCGCAGCTTGTAAATCGTGAAGGGACGGCCACCTATGTTCTCACCACGACGGCATTCCGACTGGTTGCCTCGCGTGCGCCGGTCCAGCCCAACCCGCACCTGCCGGTAAATCACCGGCCCACGTGACGTGAGACGCACGGCCAGCATGGCCAGCAGCAACACGGGCAGTGTGAGCACCATGAGCGCTCCCGCGAACGCCACGTTTGCGGCCCGGACAAGGTCCGGATTTACCCCCACTTCACGCACCGACACGTCCTGATCAATAAATGGAGCGTCCCAAAGGCGCAGCATCGCATTCCTCTCGGTATTCATGAGCAAACCAGTATCTGTTCTCATACCATTTCCTGAGAGCAGAAATCATACCATGAAGTAAAATGCATCTTTAGAAATGTGAAGATCTACCAATTTCCCCACCGGTGGTGTACCAAAATCCTCCATTCCACCATCAGGGATACCTTTCTTTAACTGATCCCAGGGGCTACTCCGCCACCCCGGCGCTCGGGCAGACATCGTGCACCACGCACCGCCCGCACTCCGGCTTGCGGGCAAAACAGGTCCGGCGGCCGTGCCAGATCAGCAAATGGCTCAGTAGCGCCCAGTCCTGCTGCGGAAAAAGCGGCATCAGCTCTTTCTCAATCCCAATGGGGTCGGGCTCACGGGTCAGCCCAAGCCGCCGAGACAGCCGCTGCACGTGGGTGTCCACCACCACGCCTTCGTTGATGTCAAAGGCGTTCCCCAGAATCACGTTGGCCGTCTTCCGCCCCACCCCCGGCAACGGCACCAGCTCGGCGATGGTCCGCGGCACCTCCCCGCAGTGCTTGTCCACCAGCCGGTTGGCCATCCCCACCAGGCTCTTGGCCTTGGCCCGGAAGAACCCGGTGGTGCGCACCAGCGCCTCCACATGCTCAATGGGCGCCACACTCAGCGCCTCCGCCGTGGGGTACGCAGCAAACAATGCCGGGGTCACCATGTTCACCCGGACGTCGGTGCACTGCGCCGACAGAATGGTGGCGCACAACAGCTCAAAGGCATTGGTGTGATCGAGCTCGCAGTGCGCATCGGGATACTCGGCCTTGAGCCGCTCCAGCACCACCGCCGCCACCTGCTTTTTGTCCGCCTTGGTGCGCGGGCTCTTCGCCACCGGCGCCGCCCGCTGCGACGGCTTGAGGCCGTACGTCTTTGACGTCTTGCGTGTCTTTGGCACCACCGGCGCCGCCTTGCTCGGCCCCTTCGACTTCGTCGCCGCCTTGGCCGGCTTCTTCACGCTGAGCGGCTGACGGGGACTGCTGTTTGATGCACGGGCCATTGCTTGTAAGTCAGAGTCCGAAGTGCCGGAACGATGGAGGTGAAGAGCTGAGGAGCTGAGGAGAAAAACCGCAAAAGATTATGTGGTCCTCCCCACCTCATATCCTCCCCACCTCCACCCATCAGGCACAACCCAGCTGTCAGGCACAACCCAGCTGTCAGGCACAAACCCGCTGTCAGGCACAAACCAGCTGGCCACCGCCCTCTACACCACCCGCAGTCGCGCCGGGCTCAACGACGTCACACCGGCACCACTGCGCCGCGCCGCCGCAAAGGCCATGACCTCTTCGGCAGACCGGGTATTGAGCACGTTTGTCGCCGAGAGCCAGCCTTTGCGCGCAACGGCCACGCCGAGTTCGAGGTTGTCGAACCCCTGCGGCGAATGGGCGTCGGGACCGATGCTTACCATCGCGCCCTTTTCGGCGGCAATGCGGCAGGCGCGCCAATCAATGTCGAGTCGATGCGGGTCGGCGTTGAGCTCAATCGCCACCCCCACCTGCGCCGCCTTCTCCATAATAGGCTCGAGGTTGATGGCGTACGGCTCACGCGTGAGCAGCAGCCGCCCCGTGGGGTGTCCCAAAATGGTGAGATGCGGATCGTCGAGCGCCTTGAGTACGCGGTTGGTCATCTGCTCCGCGTTCATGCCGTAGCGCGTGTGCACCGACCCGATCACGAAATCAAAGTGATCGAGAAACGCCGCGTCGTAGTCCACGCGCCCGCAGGGGAGAATGTCGGCCTCGATCCCCTTGAGCACTCGGAATGCCAACCCTTCAGCGGCGAACGACGCGTTCAGTGCATCGATTTCGGCGTGCTGCTCCAGAATACGATCGCGCGACAGACCGCCGGCGTAAGTGTTGGACTGCGAGTGATCGCTCACCCCCAGATAGCGCAGACCGCGCGCATACGCGGCGCGCGACATCTGCTCAATGGTGGCCGCCCCGTCGCTGTACTGCGAATGACAGTGCAACGCCCCGCGCAAATCGTGCTCCTGCACCAGCAGGGGCAGGGCCCCACGCGCCGCCGCCTCCACTTCACCCGCTGCCTCGCGCTGCTCGGGGGGCACGTAGCTCATGTTCAGCTGTTCGTACAGCGCCTGTTCGGTGGCAATGCTCACCACCGCACCATCGGCGTCGCGCAGTTCGTCGTTGGTGAGCGTAAAGCCCAACGTGGCGGCGCGCTCGGTGACCTGCTTTACGTGCGCCATGCTCCCGGTCGCGCGCCAGAGCGCCAGCGCAAACTGTTCGGGCCGCACACAGGCCAGGTCTACCCGCACACCATTGTCGAGCCGCAACGCCAGCGAACGTCCGCCGCCGCCAAACACTTCCTTCACGCCACGCAGCTGCGCCAGCGACGCCGCCACAATGCTGGGGGACCCGCGCACCGCCGCCACGATATCCACGTCGCGCACAATCTCCATGCGGCGACGAATACTGCCGGCAATGGCGAGCTCCAGCACATCGGCATGGTCGCGCAGCGCATCGGCCACACGCTCGGCTTCCGCGCGCGCATGCTGCCAGAGCACATACGCGCCCGTGGCCCGCAAATCGGCCAACCCCTTGAGCACCTTGTCGGCCGTACGCGCCCCGAACTTGGGGAGCGCCGCCAACCGGCCGTCCTGCGCCGCCTGCTCGAGCTCCTGCAGCGAATCAATGTGCAGATTGTCGTGAATGGAGCGAATGCGCGCCGGGCCCAACCCCGGCACCCGCAGCATCTCCATGAGCCCTTCCGGAGTCTCCTCCTGCAAGCGCTCCAGCAGCGACGAGCTGTTGCTCTCGGCGAGGTCACGCAGCACCTCCAGCGCCGCCGGCGCGAGGGCATCGGGCCCGGCCAGCTCCCGCCGCAGCGCCTCCGGCAATTCGCGCTCACCCAGCGCCGCCGTAGACCGCGCCGCCAACTGCATGGCCTTCACGGTAAACGTGTCTTCGCCGTGCAACTCGAGAAGCACGGCAATCTGATTCAACGCGTGACCAGCGGAGCGGCAATCCATGTCCCAAATCTACCTGAAGCCACGCACATCTGGGAGCGCAACCACTCGTGTCGAGGTCAGCCACATGGACCAGTGTCGCGGCTGGCAAACAGCAACAGCTTTACGAGGACTGGCCCGTGTAGCTGGACAGGGCGTCCAAACAAGGACTGTGACGGTGAAGGCGACCAAGACTCTCCACCTCCTCACGATCCAAAATCCCAAAAATGAATCACCTCGCCGAAGCGGTACGCCGCTGGAATCATGCCGGCGCCAGTCCTCGTCTGGACGCCCTGTCCGCCCCATCGGAACAGTCCTCGTAAGGCAGTTCCACTCCAGCTCGCGACTCCCACCGGTGCATGGATTGGCACCGATCAACTGCATGACGAGGACTGCCCCGTGCAATTGGACAGGGCGTCCAAACGAGGACTGTGACGGTGAAGGCGACCAAGACTCTCCACCTCCTCACGATCCAAAATCCCAAAAATGAATCACCTCGCCGAAGCGGTACGCCGCTGGAATCATGCCGGAGCCAGTCCTCGTTTGAACGCCCTGTCCGCTCAAACGGAGCAGTCCTCGTAAGGCAGTTCCACTCCAGCTCGCGACTCGCACCGGTGCATGGATTGGCACCGATCAACTGCATGACGAGGACTACCCCGTGCAATTGGACAGGGCGTCCAAACGAGGACTGTGACGGTGAAGGCGACCAAGACTCTCCACCTCCTCACGATCCAAAATCCCAAAAATGAATCACCTCGCCGAAGCGGTACGCCGCTGGAGTCATGCCGGAGCCAGTCCTCGTCTGGA contains the following coding sequences:
- a CDS encoding TolC family protein; translated protein: MRHRLLAPIAAAAALAGLSTPLHAQTRLSLGDAARLASKQSGAVDVAKARIAQANARVTQRRGALYPDLAAAVQQAERTLNSATFGFSFANPVTGQPLLRPDGELLGPVPTIDLRYRVQAPLIDLGKYQLWRASQGAAGAAGAELEAQAEGAAAVAAATYVRAARAEAQLSARRADSALAADLVRIAQDQLQAGVGIALDVTRAQSQLSSVRAQIIQARNERDRTMLELRRVTGMPSDGPLELADSLAALPFEPSLPSERDALTAAMDARPDVRALKAQESAQQQAAKAIRWERTPQLSAVVEHGVIGRNYERLLPTYSWGVQLSVGIFDGFRRESRLEEQLAVARETDARLKDLRAQGTLEVRTALLDLASAGEQVDAVRERLQLAEQEVSQAQERFRAGVAGNGDVIAALLSLNQARTLRNDALATYQGARVALAKAMGQVRRIP
- a CDS encoding TetR/AcrR family transcriptional regulator → MTDQPVSTETLTRRRDPEARPQQILDAAFHEFGERGLAGARLDDIAKRAGVAKGTIYLYFPNKEALFREMVHSTIVTAIATGEAQRDEWGPNDSAESLLRLLGTAWWEFLRTERVMTLHRLVMAELKQFPDLVAFYANEVIARGRRLVSAIIARGVERGEFRPVDATIAARMYSAIWMSHATWAANRDLHPALGTDYQVLEQMLDFYLHSLKPTAS
- a CDS encoding peptidylprolyl isomerase; its protein translation is MAKLATFETNKGTIVAELFAGEAPITVENFEKLANSGFYDGIKFHRVIADFVVQGGCPHTKDGKGPVGTGGPGWRIKCETAGNPHKHKVGALSMAHAGKDTGGSQFFMVLSESNTRHLNGVHTVFGQITSGLDLLPSIAQNDHMVSVRVADAE
- a CDS encoding sugar transferase, whose amino-acid sequence is MLRLWDAPFIDQDVSVREVGVNPDLVRAANVAFAGALMVLTLPVLLLAMLAVRLTSRGPVIYRQVRVGLDRRTRGNQSECRRGENIGGRPFTIYKLRTMVVDAEQGTGAVWATSNDPRITPVGSFLRATRIDELPQLWNVLRGDMNLVGPRPERPSIVMMLKDEVDGYTLRHRVRPGITGLAQVSQAYDSNVDDVRRKVSFDLTYLNQRALSTDIKILARTVPVILKRFGAN
- the nth gene encoding endonuclease III; protein product: MARASNSSPRQPLSVKKPAKAATKSKGPSKAAPVVPKTRKTSKTYGLKPSQRAAPVAKSPRTKADKKQVAAVVLERLKAEYPDAHCELDHTNAFELLCATILSAQCTDVRVNMVTPALFAAYPTAEALSVAPIEHVEALVRTTGFFRAKAKSLVGMANRLVDKHCGEVPRTIAELVPLPGVGRKTANVILGNAFDINEGVVVDTHVQRLSRRLGLTREPDPIGIEKELMPLFPQQDWALLSHLLIWHGRRTCFARKPECGRCVVHDVCPSAGVAE
- a CDS encoding PHP domain-containing protein, with translation MDCRSAGHALNQIAVLLELHGEDTFTVKAMQLAARSTAALGERELPEALRRELAGPDALAPAALEVLRDLAESNSSSLLERLQEETPEGLMEMLRVPGLGPARIRSIHDNLHIDSLQELEQAAQDGRLAALPKFGARTADKVLKGLADLRATGAYVLWQHARAEAERVADALRDHADVLELAIAGSIRRRMEIVRDVDIVAAVRGSPSIVAASLAQLRGVKEVFGGGGRSLALRLDNGVRVDLACVRPEQFALALWRATGSMAHVKQVTERAATLGFTLTNDELRDADGAVVSIATEQALYEQLNMSYVPPEQREAAGEVEAAARGALPLLVQEHDLRGALHCHSQYSDGAATIEQMSRAAYARGLRYLGVSDHSQSNTYAGGLSRDRILEQHAEIDALNASFAAEGLAFRVLKGIEADILPCGRVDYDAAFLDHFDFVIGSVHTRYGMNAEQMTNRVLKALDDPHLTILGHPTGRLLLTREPYAINLEPIMEKAAQVGVAIELNADPHRLDIDWRACRIAAEKGAMVSIGPDAHSPQGFDNLELGVAVARKGWLSATNVLNTRSAEEVMAFAAARRSGAGVTSLSPARLRVV